The Lactuca sativa cultivar Salinas chromosome 2, Lsat_Salinas_v11, whole genome shotgun sequence genome includes the window ATTGATTTTCTTAGTTGTTACTAAGGTCGTTTAGATCAGAAGAATAATATGTTTTTGAATATTATTAGGAACCTTGTGTCATCTTCGATTATGATCTGTATATGGAAATTGCTATTAGTTGAAGGTTTGCTAACTTATTAATCTATTTCGATATCTTTTTAGCAGGAATGGGGATTAGGGTTACTTTAAAACCGGAGTTTCGGATTACACCACCGGTATCCTTTCTGTACTTCATTCAAACTCTTTGCTGTTTCTTTTTTAATGATCCCTGTCTGATGACTACCGATATTGTTTTTTTATCAATCGACATGTCCATGAGCATTGAATTCTTAACCTACtgttatcaattttattttacaTCTTAATTATATTGATCATTCGAAGATACATGCATATTTTGGCCTTTCTTTGGGTATTTGTGATATTAGTACAAACTTGTTATGTTCTGTTTGTTTATTGAAATGCTTTTCTTGCATCAGTTTATGTACATAATACCAAAGCAGATATTTATACTCCCTTTACTTTAACTTTTCTGATCTCTTTCAATACTTTAACTTGTCCGATGATCCCAGACCTTGATTTAGAATTTGATAATTGCTTATAAAATCAAATGATCAGATTTTTGATGTCTTACTGATGGAAAGAGGATAGAGAAAGTGATTAGGTTGACTATAACTATGTAGATTGTAGATTAAGTTGTGTACactatatgtctttatatgtgaTGTAAAGCATTGTAGTTCTTGTATTGTATTTTGGGTATCCTTTTAAATGGCAAGATTTTGTGGTCCTTAATGAAAATACTTGTACAAATTGTAGCCTCAATTGTCTCCACACATTGGAGAGATTCCTCGAAGCACATTTCAGTTTGACTTTGAACTGGAAAGGAAGATACTCGCAGAAGCAGAGAAAGAAAACCCAAATTGGAGCAAACTCGGTCTCGAGAACCTTCCCCATAAGACTGCAAAACCAATATCTCGTGCGGTATGCCCTCTTCCTAGGTtgattctttttgacttaatggggACATGACTTAGGTGGTCTTTCTTTTTGACTTTAATCAACTTAATAAGAACAAAACGTAATCtaaacagatatatatatatatatatatatatatatatatatatatatatatatatatatatatatatatattgtgtgtgtgtttcttttttacttgatACAGAGAAAAGTGATAGTTTTTAGATTTTTGCTATTCTTCTCTTTTACCAAGTGGGCTCTCGTTTTTTCtggaatagtttttttttttttttttttttttctggtaTCAGTCCATCGTTATTGGCATATATTGTATTGATTTTGGTCCCTCCAGAATCCACATAAATAAGgggtttattttgatttctgcAGAACTCTAGTAGTGGTAGTGTAGACCCGGTGGTGGGGAAATACTTGGCAACAGGTCTTAACAGAGAAGCAGTACCTATTGCAGTTGCCAAATATGGAGATAATCCAACCAAGGTAAACTAACTCCTCCTACTTCTACTTGTCTTTAGAATTATGTTGTCATATTTACTTTTTAATTTTTACAGGTCAGGGAATTTGTGAATGGCTACACTGTGTTGAGAGAAATGGGGTTTGAAGCTAATAGTGTCGCTGAAGCATTGTTCACCCATGACAACGATAAAGAGGCTGCAGTAAATTTTTTGAGCACTTCATAGGCAGACTCTTTCTCTGTGCATGTCACAAAATTATATTACTAGTAGTAAACTCAAGTCAAGGCgtgtattattattatattttactttttttttgggTTTGTAAAATAGTTGGTTTTCCTTGTTTGTGTAAATTGAATTTACAATGTTAACTCGCTCCTGGTGATTGTGTGACGTATGTTTATGCAGCATTCATA containing:
- the LOC111888874 gene encoding uncharacterized protein LOC111888874, producing MDYDFRNRLNPPYSSQSSVYNRPTPSSSGSPMPPSSHPMYGPSSLYPKINQSGGHSVVHAPARNNINSSSSGMGIRVTLKPEFRITPPPQLSPHIGEIPRSTFQFDFELERKILAEAEKENPNWSKLGLENLPHKTAKPISRANSSSGSVDPVVGKYLATGLNREAVPIAVAKYGDNPTKVREFVNGYTVLREMGFEANSVAEALFTHDNDKEAAVNFLSTS